One part of the Anaerolineae bacterium genome encodes these proteins:
- a CDS encoding response regulator transcription factor — translation MATILIVDDEPSIRQVVRAYLEAEGYTVHEAADGVQALAVFRRYQPDLVVLDVMLPGMGGLEVLQAIRRESDVYVMLLTARSEETDRVIGLTVGADDYLTKPFSPRELAARVKAILRRGRGGAASEEPVLAFRHVRIDSQRYQVWRDDVEIPLTALEFKLLRTLAAYAGMVLSREQLLEQVWGYDFYGDPRVVDVHVGRIRQKLEADPANPRHIVTVRGVGYKFEDEPL, via the coding sequence ATGGCAACGATCCTGATTGTCGATGACGAACCAAGCATCCGCCAGGTCGTCCGCGCTTATCTGGAAGCGGAAGGCTACACCGTTCACGAGGCGGCAGATGGCGTGCAGGCCCTGGCCGTTTTCCGCCGCTACCAGCCCGACCTGGTGGTGCTGGATGTGATGCTGCCCGGCATGGGCGGCCTGGAAGTCCTGCAGGCCATCCGCCGCGAATCGGACGTGTATGTGATGCTGCTCACCGCCCGTTCGGAGGAAACCGACCGGGTGATCGGTCTGACTGTCGGCGCGGACGATTACCTGACTAAACCCTTCAGCCCGCGCGAACTGGCGGCGCGAGTCAAGGCTATCCTGCGGCGGGGGCGGGGCGGCGCGGCATCTGAAGAGCCGGTGCTGGCCTTCCGCCACGTACGGATTGACAGCCAGCGGTACCAGGTCTGGCGCGACGACGTGGAAATCCCGCTTACGGCGCTGGAGTTCAAGCTGCTGCGGACTCTGGCTGCTTACGCCGGGATGGTCCTCAGCCGCGAGCAACTCCTGGAGCAGGTATGGGGCTATGATTTCTATGGCGATCCGCGGGTGGTGGATGTGCATGTCGGGCGTATCCGCCAGAAGCTGGAGGCCGACCCGGCCAACCCGCGCCACATTGTGACTGTTCGCGGAGTCGGTTACAAGTTTGAGGATGAGCCGCTGTGA
- a CDS encoding YceI family protein — MNRGVFYFLIAVAIVGVIGGAALLASLYYQSSGEASAPIQAQALSLEGEGNTAASGDRRLFRISQADSQVRFELDEQLMGAPKHVVGTTNQVAGDIIIDFSNPANSEIGMIRVNARTLATDNDFRNRALRLTILQSSQDAYEFIEFTPTTLEGLPTSGEVGQSYEFTITGDLKIRDIVRPVTFQARVTLTEDGRLEGTAETTVMRSDFGLQIPEVPNVANVTEEVLLGIDFVALEIAAEN, encoded by the coding sequence GTGAACCGAGGCGTATTCTACTTTCTAATCGCGGTGGCGATTGTCGGTGTGATCGGCGGCGCGGCCCTGCTGGCCAGCCTGTACTACCAGAGTTCCGGCGAGGCCAGCGCGCCGATCCAGGCCCAGGCGCTTTCGCTGGAGGGCGAAGGCAACACAGCGGCCAGCGGCGACCGGCGTCTTTTCCGCATCAGCCAGGCTGATTCGCAGGTGCGCTTTGAGCTGGATGAGCAGCTGATGGGCGCGCCCAAGCATGTGGTTGGCACGACGAATCAGGTCGCTGGCGATATCATCATCGACTTCAGCAACCCCGCCAATTCCGAGATCGGCATGATCCGGGTCAACGCCCGCACCCTGGCTACGGACAACGACTTCCGCAACCGTGCCCTGCGCCTGACCATCCTGCAGTCCTCACAGGATGCTTACGAATTCATCGAGTTCACGCCTACCACGCTGGAGGGGCTGCCCACCAGTGGTGAGGTCGGGCAGTCGTATGAATTCACCATCACCGGCGACCTGAAGATCCGCGACATTGTCCGCCCGGTGACCTTTCAGGCGCGGGTGACACTGACGGAAGACGGCCGGCTGGAAGGTACGGCGGAGACAACCGTCATGCGGAGCGATTTTGGACTGCAGATTCCAGAAGTGCCGAACGTGGCTAATGTCACCGAGGAAGTTCTACTGGGCATTGACTTTGTCGCCCTGGAAATCGCCGCGGAAAACTGA
- a CDS encoding DUF362 domain-containing protein, with amino-acid sequence MNRRAFCRAVTALAAGVIAGSGAASGATPAGAPRRRAYNADFSAPVAFVRTRDRAEGIRRALDLLGVNPIRGKRLFLKANYNSADPTPGSTHPEALAALVGWLRANGAEGITLGDRSGMGATRRVLRARGVFDLAAELDFDALVFDDLDAGDWAMIRPEDSHWADGFPFVRAALEADGVIQTCCLKTHRYGGHFTLSLKNSVGLVAARLPDGNHNYMNELHGSRHMREMIAEINLAYTPDLIVLDGVEAFVDGGPDRGTTVEAQVILAGTDRVALDAVGVALLRYFGTTPEVSAGTIFEQAQIARAAALGLGVSSPEQIVLLTDDPASAAYAAEVSAILLGADPAEVDRTLLDAH; translated from the coding sequence ATGAATCGCAGGGCATTTTGCCGGGCGGTTACCGCGCTGGCGGCGGGTGTGATCGCTGGCAGCGGGGCAGCGTCTGGCGCGACTCCGGCGGGTGCGCCGCGCCGCCGGGCGTACAATGCCGATTTCAGCGCACCGGTGGCTTTCGTCCGCACCCGTGACCGTGCTGAAGGCATCCGCCGCGCCCTGGACCTGCTGGGCGTTAATCCCATCCGCGGCAAGCGCCTGTTCCTGAAGGCCAACTACAACAGCGCTGATCCAACGCCCGGTTCGACCCATCCGGAGGCTCTGGCCGCGCTGGTAGGCTGGCTCAGGGCGAACGGCGCGGAGGGCATCACCCTCGGCGATCGCAGCGGTATGGGCGCCACGCGGCGTGTGCTCAGGGCGCGGGGAGTCTTTGATCTGGCCGCTGAGCTGGACTTCGATGCGCTTGTTTTTGACGATCTGGATGCCGGGGACTGGGCCATGATCCGCCCGGAGGATAGCCACTGGGCGGACGGCTTTCCCTTCGTCCGGGCCGCCCTGGAGGCAGACGGCGTTATCCAGACCTGCTGCCTGAAGACACACCGTTACGGCGGGCACTTCACCCTGTCGCTGAAGAACAGCGTCGGGCTGGTGGCGGCGCGTCTGCCCGATGGAAACCACAACTACATGAACGAACTGCATGGTTCCCGGCACATGCGGGAGATGATCGCCGAGATCAACCTGGCCTACACGCCTGACCTCATCGTGCTGGATGGCGTAGAGGCCTTTGTCGACGGCGGGCCGGATCGCGGCACGACTGTTGAGGCACAGGTGATCCTGGCCGGGACGGATCGCGTGGCGCTGGATGCGGTGGGCGTGGCCCTGTTGCGCTACTTTGGCACGACGCCGGAGGTCAGCGCAGGCACGATCTTTGAGCAGGCCCAGATCGCCCGCGCGGCGGCGCTGGGACTGGGCGTCAGCAGCCCGGAGCAGATCGTGCTGCTGACCGACGACCCGGCCAGCGCCGCTTACGCTGCCGAGGTGAGCGCGATTCTGCTGGGCGCCGACCCGGCGGAGGTTGACCGGACGCTGCTGGACGCCCACTGA
- a CDS encoding tetratricopeptide repeat protein, with protein MATISLRQYHKELRALLDEDAPDSVIAHARHILKSFPRNVETYRFLGRALSARSRFKESGDIFLRVLSAVPDDREAHIGMAEAYRDRREWDRAVWHMERAFEQAPSNAAIQEALRELYNNQARGQYDRLQLTRGALARLYMNSGLYDKAITELQTALKNNPDRIDLRVLLAEALWAGGHQVEAAEIATGIVQVLPYCLGANRILAELWLQNNRPSDAQRFLKRVEDLDPYLALQIIGREISDEDDPYTLKRLDWEAASAIMATATPDWMAEIGEALERPEAVQLAGSESIPDWMREPEAQEAPPTLPVESTPAPAMETPEWMAEVERAASGEVDLTDWLVEESAPAAEQPVVEAAAPADWEEISAALAEAPAIPAEEPSFPAEEDWLAELEGAPAPDTPPSAPAEEAIPEWLADVEEVAGPTAVPAAAPEDLGWLAEPPDEADLDWLAVVSTTTPAQPEAGAPGVFVPEPPPDLARTGFTGLLQGLPPAPASAEEEAPAESFAELEEVRLPQTRDLPPLKEQPDETTDRLRASVVASDIKTDEMFAASEQPAEVEPPTWPEFPAEVPATEPERPAAPERETLAWLYADEAALEEALELAPSASVGVADEDPLAWLYAADAGVPSPPLKDEAMLPSEELPQAEAPQQPVPESGEPLPSPEPAAEEEDWLTAMGITPEEAGELPPVAEQAAVPAGDDWLQDFGITGEPTPPSAPEAAPEAGELPAWLSEMGEEFEPEPEAEAAPAPEPEPAPEAGELPAWLSEMGEEFEPQPEAEAAPAPEPEPAAEAGELPAWLSEMGEQFEFEAEPEAEAAPEAGELPAWLSEMGEEFEPEPEAEAAPAPEPEPVAEAGELPAWLSKMGEEFEPQPEAEAAPAPEPEPAAEAGELPAWLSEMGEEFEPEPEAEAAPAPEAAPEAGELPAWLSEMGEEFEPEPEAEAAPAPEPEPAAEAGELPAWLSEVGEEFEPEPEAEAAPAPEPEPAAEAGELPAWLSEMGEEFEPEPEAEAAPAPEPEPAAEAGELPAWLSEMGEQFEFEAEPEAKVAPAPEAAPEAGELPAWLSEMGEEFDPEAEAAPAPEAAPEAGELPAWLSEVEELAFAPAEEAVVEMPVEEAPPVEEAPVIEELPPVEEIPAVEELPAAEELPAAEVLPEALPEEAWPAVEEEVQPEEEPAYDSLDWLGEMGVLAPEPLEGLSPGEKLPLASDVAIGPDWLKEVGALEAETLPEPTELVPEVEEFAEEPSEETQPTYVIEAAEELPAAEELPAAEPVAPAERPWRFDFGADWTPGWMRGSGAATDDANPPGWLWDTDEPPDWLEKAIYDDDEGEPPEGA; from the coding sequence ATGGCTACGATCAGTCTCCGCCAATACCATAAGGAACTGCGCGCGCTACTGGACGAAGACGCGCCGGACTCGGTCATCGCCCACGCCCGGCACATCCTCAAGAGCTTCCCCAGGAATGTTGAAACCTACCGCTTTCTGGGGCGTGCGCTGAGCGCCAGGTCTCGCTTTAAGGAATCGGGCGATATCTTTCTGCGGGTGCTGAGTGCCGTGCCTGACGACCGCGAAGCCCACATTGGCATGGCTGAGGCCTACCGCGACCGCCGCGAATGGGACCGCGCCGTCTGGCACATGGAGCGCGCCTTTGAACAGGCGCCCAGCAACGCTGCCATCCAGGAAGCGCTGCGTGAGCTGTACAACAATCAGGCCAGGGGCCAGTACGACCGGCTTCAGCTTACCCGCGGCGCGCTGGCCCGGCTGTACATGAACAGTGGCCTCTACGACAAAGCGATCACCGAGCTGCAAACCGCGCTCAAAAACAACCCTGATCGCATCGACCTGCGGGTGCTGCTGGCGGAGGCGCTGTGGGCTGGCGGCCACCAGGTCGAAGCGGCGGAGATCGCCACCGGGATCGTGCAGGTGTTGCCGTACTGCCTGGGGGCCAACCGCATCCTGGCCGAATTGTGGCTGCAAAACAACCGTCCCTCCGACGCCCAGCGTTTCCTCAAGCGCGTCGAAGACCTGGACCCCTACCTGGCCCTGCAGATCATCGGGCGCGAGATCAGCGACGAAGACGATCCCTACACCCTCAAACGGCTGGATTGGGAAGCCGCCTCGGCCATAATGGCTACGGCTACGCCGGACTGGATGGCTGAGATCGGCGAGGCACTGGAACGCCCAGAGGCCGTCCAGCTGGCCGGCAGCGAGAGCATCCCCGATTGGATGCGCGAGCCAGAAGCTCAGGAAGCGCCCCCCACCCTGCCAGTGGAGAGCACCCCCGCCCCGGCGATGGAGACCCCTGAATGGATGGCTGAAGTCGAACGAGCCGCCAGCGGCGAGGTTGACCTGACGGATTGGCTGGTGGAGGAAAGCGCCCCTGCCGCCGAACAGCCGGTGGTGGAAGCAGCGGCCCCGGCGGACTGGGAAGAGATCAGCGCGGCGCTGGCCGAAGCGCCGGCGATCCCGGCGGAAGAGCCATCCTTCCCTGCGGAAGAGGACTGGCTGGCCGAACTGGAGGGTGCTCCTGCGCCGGACACGCCGCCCTCCGCCCCGGCTGAAGAGGCCATCCCTGAGTGGCTGGCAGATGTCGAAGAAGTGGCCGGGCCAACAGCTGTGCCCGCCGCCGCGCCGGAAGACCTGGGCTGGCTCGCTGAGCCGCCGGATGAAGCCGACCTGGACTGGCTGGCAGTGGTGAGCACCACGACGCCTGCCCAGCCGGAGGCCGGTGCACCGGGAGTCTTTGTGCCAGAGCCTCCCCCGGACCTGGCCCGCACCGGTTTCACCGGTCTGCTACAGGGGCTCCCTCCCGCCCCGGCCAGCGCGGAAGAAGAAGCACCCGCCGAGTCTTTCGCCGAATTGGAAGAAGTCCGCCTGCCGCAGACGCGCGATCTGCCGCCCCTGAAAGAACAGCCCGACGAAACCACTGATCGCCTGCGTGCCAGCGTGGTCGCGAGCGATATCAAGACTGATGAGATGTTTGCCGCCAGCGAACAGCCGGCGGAAGTCGAACCACCGACCTGGCCGGAGTTCCCCGCCGAAGTGCCCGCCACAGAGCCGGAACGGCCCGCCGCGCCAGAGCGCGAGACGCTGGCCTGGCTCTACGCTGACGAGGCGGCACTGGAGGAAGCGCTCGAACTGGCTCCCTCAGCGTCCGTCGGTGTTGCGGACGAAGACCCGCTGGCCTGGTTGTATGCCGCCGATGCCGGCGTGCCTTCCCCACCTCTAAAGGATGAGGCCATGCTCCCATCTGAGGAACTGCCACAGGCTGAAGCGCCGCAGCAGCCAGTCCCCGAAAGTGGCGAACCCCTGCCCAGCCCCGAACCGGCTGCAGAGGAAGAAGACTGGCTGACGGCCATGGGCATCACGCCGGAAGAAGCGGGCGAATTGCCGCCGGTCGCAGAACAGGCTGCAGTGCCAGCGGGCGATGACTGGCTACAGGACTTCGGGATCACTGGCGAACCAACGCCGCCATCCGCGCCGGAAGCTGCCCCCGAAGCGGGCGAACTGCCCGCCTGGCTGAGCGAGATGGGCGAGGAATTCGAGCCAGAGCCGGAAGCCGAAGCCGCCCCTGCGCCGGAACCCGAACCCGCCCCTGAAGCGGGCGAACTCCCCGCCTGGCTGAGCGAGATGGGTGAGGAATTCGAGCCGCAGCCGGAAGCCGAAGCCGCCCCTGCGCCGGAACCCGAACCCGCCGCTGAAGCGGGCGAACTCCCCGCCTGGCTGAGCGAGATGGGTGAGCAATTTGAATTTGAGGCGGAGCCGGAAGCCGAAGCTGCCCCCGAAGCGGGCGAACTGCCCGCCTGGCTGAGCGAGATGGGCGAGGAATTCGAGCCAGAGCCGGAAGCCGAAGCCGCCCCTGCGCCGGAACCCGAACCCGTCGCCGAAGCGGGCGAACTGCCCGCCTGGCTGAGCAAGATGGGTGAGGAATTCGAGCCGCAGCCGGAAGCCGAAGCCGCCCCTGCGCCGGAACCCGAACCCGCCGCTGAAGCGGGCGAACTGCCCGCCTGGCTGAGCGAGATGGGCGAGGAATTCGAGCCAGAGCCGGAAGCCGAAGCCGCCCCTGCGCCGGAAGCTGCCCCCGAAGCGGGCGAACTGCCCGCCTGGCTGAGCGAGATGGGCGAGGAATTCGAGCCAGAGCCGGAAGCCGAAGCCGCCCCTGCGCCGGAACCCGAACCCGCCGCCGAAGCGGGCGAACTGCCCGCCTGGCTGAGCGAGGTGGGCGAGGAATTCGAGCCAGAGCCGGAAGCCGAAGCCGCCCCTGCGCCGGAACCCGAACCCGCCGCTGAAGCGGGCGAACTGCCCGCCTGGCTGAGTGAGATGGGCGAGGAATTCGAGCCAGAGCCGGAAGCCGAAGCCGCCCCTGCGCCGGAACCCGAACCCGCCGCTGAAGCGGGCGAACTCCCCGCCTGGCTGAGCGAGATGGGTGAGCAATTTGAATTTGAGGCGGAGCCGGAAGCCAAAGTCGCCCCTGCGCCGGAAGCTGCCCCCGAAGCGGGCGAACTGCCCGCCTGGCTGAGCGAGATGGGCGAGGAATTCGATCCGGAAGCCGAAGCCGCCCCCGCGCCGGAAGCTGCCCCCGAAGCGGGCGAACTGCCCGCCTGGCTGAGCGAGGTCGAAGAACTGGCCTTTGCGCCTGCTGAGGAAGCAGTTGTGGAAATGCCGGTGGAAGAAGCTCCGCCGGTAGAGGAAGCGCCGGTCATTGAGGAATTGCCGCCGGTAGAGGAAATCCCCGCCGTTGAAGAGTTGCCAGCGGCAGAAGAACTCCCGGCAGCGGAAGTATTGCCTGAAGCACTACCAGAAGAAGCCTGGCCCGCCGTTGAGGAAGAAGTCCAACCGGAAGAGGAACCGGCCTACGACAGCCTGGACTGGCTTGGTGAGATGGGCGTCCTGGCCCCGGAACCGCTGGAGGGGCTAAGCCCCGGCGAAAAGCTGCCCCTCGCTTCCGATGTTGCCATTGGCCCGGACTGGCTCAAGGAAGTCGGCGCGCTGGAAGCAGAAACCCTGCCAGAGCCAACCGAACTGGTGCCGGAAGTCGAGGAATTCGCTGAGGAACCATCCGAAGAGACGCAGCCAACCTATGTGATTGAGGCGGCGGAAGAACTGCCGGCGGCGGAAGAGCTGCCGGCGGCGGAACCGGTGGCCCCGGCGGAACGGCCCTGGCGCTTTGACTTTGGCGCGGATTGGACACCGGGCTGGATGCGCGGTAGCGGCGCCGCCACAGATGACGCCAACCCGCCCGGCTGGCTGTGGGATACCGATGAACCGCCTGACTGGCTGGAAAAGGCCATCTATGACGATGATGAGGGTGAGCCGCCTGAGGGAGCCTGA
- the rsfS gene encoding ribosome silencing factor — MLLEPIDLARAIISEIEDVKGEDIVLLDLRDVTLITDYFVICTGTSDRQLDAIVERIRTNIKQKHDITAWHVEGDGRSGWTLLDYNSVVVHVFSEELRTYYDLESVWKGARVLLRIQ; from the coding sequence CTGCTTCTGGAACCGATAGACCTGGCCCGCGCGATCATCAGCGAGATCGAGGATGTCAAAGGGGAAGACATCGTCCTGCTGGACCTGCGTGATGTCACCCTGATCACCGACTACTTTGTGATTTGCACTGGCACCAGCGACCGCCAGCTTGACGCGATCGTGGAACGCATCCGCACCAACATCAAGCAGAAACATGACATCACCGCCTGGCATGTGGAGGGTGATGGGCGCTCAGGCTGGACGCTGCTCGATTACAACAGTGTGGTGGTGCACGTGTTCTCTGAGGAACTGCGGACTTACTACGATCTGGAAAGCGTCTGGAAGGGCGCCAGGGTTCTGCTGCGCATCCAGTAG
- the ndk gene encoding nucleoside-diphosphate kinase, translated as MERTLIIVKPDGVQRGLVGEIIRRFEQRGLRIIGLKLVQPSRALAEQHYAVHQGKPFYEKLVAYITSGPVVVMALEGPQAVAAGRMTIGATDPAKSPAGSIRGDLALEMGRNLVHGSDSPENGAQEVALWFREDELVAWGRDVDRWIFE; from the coding sequence ATGGAACGCACATTGATCATCGTCAAGCCGGATGGCGTCCAGCGTGGCCTTGTCGGGGAGATCATCCGCCGTTTTGAACAGCGTGGCCTGCGCATCATCGGCCTCAAGCTGGTGCAGCCCAGCCGGGCGCTGGCCGAACAGCACTACGCCGTCCACCAGGGCAAGCCTTTTTACGAAAAGCTGGTGGCTTACATCACCAGCGGGCCAGTTGTCGTCATGGCCCTGGAAGGCCCGCAGGCTGTCGCCGCCGGGCGGATGACCATCGGCGCAACCGATCCCGCCAAGTCGCCCGCTGGCAGCATCCGCGGCGATCTGGCGCTGGAGATGGGCCGCAACCTGGTGCACGGTTCCGACAGCCCGGAGAACGGTGCCCAGGAAGTCGCCCTGTGGTTCCGGGAGGATGAGTTGGTCGCCTGGGGCCGGGATGTCGACCGCTGGATCTTCGAGTAG
- a CDS encoding HNH endonuclease: MSPKHRKHDIQLEHPDPYTEMEKLIAYPFVCANCDRIINSHDLFCSEECRQIAKYIRYYRRCIKDGRVDQLDVQQALRFRLAHILAGGYPERERRLTKDIRDAVIRRDEGRCRICGAPGTEIDHIHGSSHDLNNLQLLCKSCHSAKTASNLVPITPLSHPKEWALAEALHERAWSRLPQKLCDSTDWAQLWRKIASKRHLEIASRQR; encoded by the coding sequence ATGAGTCCAAAACACAGGAAGCACGATATTCAGCTTGAACATCCTGATCCCTATACCGAAATGGAAAAGTTGATTGCCTACCCATTCGTTTGTGCAAATTGCGATCGCATCATCAATAGTCATGATTTGTTCTGCTCTGAAGAATGCCGACAGATCGCCAAATACATACGATATTACCGTCGCTGTATCAAAGATGGCCGCGTTGACCAGCTAGATGTGCAACAAGCGTTGAGATTTCGGCTAGCGCACATTTTAGCAGGGGGATATCCGGAACGTGAACGGAGGCTGACGAAGGATATCCGTGATGCTGTAATAAGGCGCGATGAAGGAAGGTGCCGTATATGTGGTGCTCCAGGAACAGAAATTGACCATATTCATGGTTCATCACATGACCTGAACAACCTTCAATTACTATGTAAATCATGCCACAGTGCAAAAACAGCATCAAACTTAGTCCCGATTACACCTTTGTCACACCCAAAGGAATGGGCATTAGCCGAAGCACTACATGAGCGAGCATGGTCTCGCCTTCCACAGAAGCTGTGTGATAGCACAGATTGGGCCCAACTTTGGCGGAAGATCGCTTCAAAACGGCATTTGGAAATAGCCAGTCGACAGAGATAA
- a CDS encoding citrate synthase (catalyzes the formation of citrate from acetyl-CoA and oxaloacetate): MTATPIFSKGLEGIIVAESRLSKVDGQAGRLTYCGYDIADLAAHASFEEVAHLLWNLRLPTAAELAELKKNLNARMALPPDLLAQMKLYPRTAHPMAVLRTAVSASGLYDPLAEDNSPEANRQKALTITARIPTILAAWMRIRTGQEPLPPLTGDVRLAENFLYMATGQTPDPTAVEAVDRYMILLADHEMNASTFTSRAVTSTNSDMYSAVTAAIGSLKGPLHGGAIEAAMKMFLEIQDSGLTLQDWFQQVRAGSRRIMGIGHRIYKTEDPRARILREYARTLAEKTGHSHIYEIAYELEQIARSDPYFVERNLYPNVDYYSGLALYVVGIPVDMLTTMFAMSRVVGWTAHIMEQAADNRLMRPKAQYVGEMGLTYTPIEQR; encoded by the coding sequence ATGACTGCCACACCGATCTTCTCAAAGGGCCTGGAAGGCATTATTGTTGCGGAAAGCCGGTTGAGCAAGGTGGACGGCCAGGCGGGGCGCCTGACCTATTGCGGCTACGACATCGCCGATCTGGCGGCGCACGCCTCATTTGAAGAAGTGGCGCATTTGCTGTGGAACCTGCGCCTGCCCACCGCCGCTGAACTGGCCGAGTTGAAGAAGAATCTTAACGCGCGTATGGCCCTGCCGCCGGACCTGCTGGCGCAGATGAAACTGTACCCCCGCACAGCCCATCCGATGGCCGTGCTGCGCACGGCAGTGAGCGCCAGCGGTCTCTATGACCCGCTGGCGGAAGACAACAGCCCGGAGGCCAACCGGCAGAAGGCCCTGACGATCACCGCCCGTATCCCCACCATCCTGGCGGCGTGGATGCGCATCCGCACCGGGCAGGAACCGTTGCCGCCGCTGACCGGCGATGTCAGGCTGGCCGAGAACTTCCTCTACATGGCCACCGGCCAGACCCCCGACCCGACCGCGGTTGAGGCCGTTGACCGTTACATGATCCTGCTGGCCGACCACGAAATGAACGCCAGCACGTTCACCTCCCGCGCGGTCACCAGCACCAACAGCGATATGTACTCAGCCGTCACGGCGGCCATCGGCTCGCTCAAAGGCCCCCTGCACGGCGGCGCGATCGAGGCAGCCATGAAGATGTTCCTGGAAATTCAGGATTCCGGCCTGACCCTCCAGGACTGGTTCCAGCAGGTGCGGGCTGGCAGCCGCCGGATCATGGGCATCGGCCACCGCATCTACAAGACCGAAGACCCGCGCGCCCGTATCCTGCGCGAATATGCCCGTACTCTGGCGGAGAAGACCGGCCATAGTCATATCTATGAGATTGCCTATGAACTGGAGCAGATCGCCCGTTCCGATCCGTACTTCGTCGAGCGTAACCTGTACCCCAACGTGGACTACTACAGTGGCCTGGCCCTGTATGTGGTGGGCATCCCGGTCGATATGCTGACGACCATGTTCGCCATGAGCCGCGTGGTCGGCTGGACAGCGCACATCATGGAGCAGGCCGCCGATAACCGCCTGATGCGTCCCAAGGCGCAGTATGTGGGCGAGATGGGCCTGACCTACACGCCGATCGAGCAGCGCTGA
- a CDS encoding HAMP domain-containing protein, protein MSLRWKFFLSYLTVVTLALLTLAVAVALLAPADFSGRVRAMSMMPEGRLRQQGMAGMMINLNALEDVLNANFRQAVARALVLAGLVAVVAAAGASLLISQRIVQPIQALGVASRHIAAGHYEERLPVPGDDELGALTRSFNAMAEALARTEAIRQQLIADVSHELKTPLASIQGFMEAMQDGVIPPTPEMFQRVHREADRLQRLVHDLQELSRAEASQLILDLRAHDAAELATSAAEWLRPQFEDRGLTLTVIPPETPLKVKADFDRARQVLLNLLGNALQYTPSGGQVTLRVSRERGMAHFAVSDTGIGLAAEDLERIFQRFYRVDKSRARASGGSGIGLTIARHIAEAHGGRLWAESAGPGKGSTFHFTLPLAD, encoded by the coding sequence GTGAGTCTGCGCTGGAAGTTCTTTCTATCGTATCTGACTGTAGTCACCCTGGCCCTGCTGACGCTGGCCGTGGCGGTGGCGCTGCTCGCCCCCGCGGATTTCTCCGGGCGGGTGCGGGCGATGAGCATGATGCCGGAAGGCCGGCTGCGCCAGCAGGGCATGGCCGGCATGATGATCAACCTCAATGCGCTGGAAGATGTGCTGAACGCCAACTTCCGGCAGGCGGTAGCTCGCGCCCTGGTGCTGGCCGGGCTGGTGGCAGTGGTGGCCGCGGCGGGCGCCAGCCTGTTGATCAGCCAGCGTATCGTGCAGCCCATCCAGGCGCTGGGCGTGGCCAGCCGTCACATTGCCGCCGGCCATTACGAGGAGCGCCTGCCGGTTCCCGGTGATGATGAACTGGGGGCGCTCACGCGCAGCTTCAACGCCATGGCCGAGGCGCTGGCCCGTACGGAGGCCATACGCCAGCAACTCATCGCCGATGTCAGCCACGAACTCAAGACGCCGCTGGCCAGCATTCAGGGCTTCATGGAAGCGATGCAGGACGGCGTGATCCCGCCCACGCCGGAGATGTTCCAGCGGGTGCACCGCGAAGCCGACCGGCTGCAGCGGCTGGTGCACGACCTGCAGGAGCTTTCCCGTGCGGAAGCCTCCCAGCTGATCCTGGATTTGCGCGCCCATGACGCAGCTGAGCTGGCGACTTCGGCGGCGGAATGGCTGCGCCCGCAGTTTGAAGATCGCGGTCTGACGCTGACCGTGATCCCCCCTGAGACGCCCCTGAAGGTGAAGGCCGACTTTGACCGCGCCCGGCAGGTACTGCTCAACCTGCTGGGCAACGCGCTGCAATACACACCCTCCGGTGGCCAGGTGACGTTACGGGTCAGCCGGGAGCGGGGTATGGCTCACTTTGCCGTCAGCGATACCGGGATCGGCCTGGCGGCGGAGGACCTGGAGCGCATCTTCCAGCGTTTCTACCGGGTAGATAAGTCGCGGGCGCGCGCCAGCGGCGGCAGCGGCATTGGTCTGACCATCGCCCGGCATATTGCCGAGGCGCACGGTGGGCGGCTGTGGGCGGAAAGCGCCGGACCGGGCAAGGGCAGCACCTTTCACTTCACGCTCCCGCTGGCCGATTGA
- the thpR gene encoding RNA 2',3'-cyclic phosphodiesterase: MVDDLRLFVALELPAPILAVLEQLQDQLRADRSARVVRWTRPEGIHLTLKFLGETPPARLDAIRAGLQAAASAHRPLQLGAAGLGCFPNPRAPRVVWVGLTGDLDALAALQSAVEAAIAPLGFPTENRPFSPHLTLGRVRQDASAAEVRALGALVTGTAIGSLGAWQATAISLMRSELSRDGARYTCLFSAALGQSGTA, from the coding sequence GTGGTTGATGATCTGCGTCTCTTTGTGGCGCTTGAACTGCCCGCGCCGATTCTGGCGGTGCTGGAACAACTCCAGGATCAGTTGCGTGCTGACCGATCGGCGCGCGTTGTACGCTGGACCCGCCCGGAAGGCATTCACCTGACGCTCAAATTCCTGGGGGAAACACCGCCTGCTCGCCTGGACGCCATCCGCGCCGGGCTGCAGGCAGCGGCGAGCGCGCACAGGCCGCTGCAACTCGGGGCGGCAGGGCTGGGGTGTTTCCCCAATCCACGTGCGCCACGTGTAGTATGGGTCGGCCTGACCGGCGATCTGGACGCGCTGGCGGCGCTGCAGAGCGCGGTGGAAGCCGCCATCGCGCCGCTGGGCTTCCCGACGGAAAATCGCCCGTTCAGTCCACATCTGACGCTGGGCCGGGTGCGGCAGGATGCTTCCGCGGCGGAGGTGCGGGCGCTGGGTGCGCTGGTGACCGGGACAGCTATCGGGTCACTGGGCGCATGGCAGGCCACGGCAATCAGCCTGATGCGCAGCGAACTGAGCCGCGACGGCGCTCGCTACACCTGCCTGTTCAGTGCAGCGCTGGGCCAGTCCGGGACGGCGTAG